The following coding sequences lie in one Rutidosis leptorrhynchoides isolate AG116_Rl617_1_P2 chromosome 6, CSIRO_AGI_Rlap_v1, whole genome shotgun sequence genomic window:
- the LOC139855817 gene encoding beta-carotene isomerase D27, chloroplastic: MSTLLPLTFPYSSSKKPTATSHRIFRLSAQSQETIQKTTIEYKPGLLDHVFLNLFRNKMVQEVGWDSKKPGYDGLIDVANRLMLARTNSETKEAAVRILRSLFPPLLLELYKILISPIGQGKLASVMVARVTALSCQWLMGTCKVNEVDLPDGSSLPSGVFVERCKYLEESKCVGICMNTCKLPTQAFFMDHMGVPLLMEPNFNDYSCQFKFGVTPPEDDSTLNELCLEICPNASRRRTVATSTLEMKCPKA, translated from the exons ATGTCCACGCTTCTTCCTCTAACCTTTCCTTATTCCTCCTCTAAAAAACCAACAGCAACTTCTCATCGCATCTTCCGTCTATCTGCTCAGTCACAAGAAACG atacaaaaaacaACAATTGAGTACAAACCCGGCTTGTTGGACCATGTCTTCCTCAATCTGTTTCGCAATAAAATGGTTCAG GAAGTTGGATGGGATTCAAAGAAGCCAGGTTACGATGGACTCATAGACGTTGCGAATCGACTTATGCTGGCTAGAACCAACTCCGAAACTAAGGAAGCAGCA GTTCGTATATTAAGATCATTATTTCCTCCGTTACTGTTAGAGCTTTACAAAATCCTCATTTCGCCCATTGGTCAAGGGAAATTAGCATCTGTTATGGTAG CAAGGGTGACAGCATTGTCTTGTCAGTGGCTCATGGGTACTTGCAAAGTCAACGAAGTTGATCTTCCCGATGGGTCATCATTGCCGAGTGGG GTGTTTGTTGAACGATGCAAGTATCTAGAAGAGAGTAAATGTGTGGGGATATGTATGAATACATGTAAACTTCCTACTCAG GCGTTCTTTATGGATCACATGGGGGTTCCTCTACTTATGGAGCCAAACTTTAATGACTATAGCTGTCAG TTTAAATTTGGAGTTACTCCACCAGAAGATGATAGCACTTTGAATGAACTTTGTTTAGAGATCTGTCCAAATGCATCCCGACGCAGAACAGTAGCTACCAGCACGCTTGAAATGAAGTGCCCAAAGGCATAA